In the genome of Arachis stenosperma cultivar V10309 chromosome 2, arast.V10309.gnm1.PFL2, whole genome shotgun sequence, the window tatctctccttagTCCTTTCTCATACTGAGCatacttccattcctcataatCGGCTGGATTTCCTTGACAAGTTTTTGAGAAACGGCACAAATTATCGAATTCACGGGTATAGTCAGCAACGGACATATCATTTTGCTTCATCTGCATTAACTTCAATTCCTTTGCAGTGTGAAACGCATGCAAGAAATATTTACCGTAAAACTCTGTCTTGAATCTATTCCAAGGGACATCCGTTAACTCCATCTGCAAGGTATGACACAACTCTTGCCACCAATTATGAGCATCTCCCTCCAACATATAAGTTACTATCTCCACTGATTGTACTTCAGGAACATGCTGAGTGTACAAAAACCTCTCCACTTCTCGAAACCACTGATCAGCCTCCAGGGCATTAGCGTTTCCGTTAAACCGAGGTGGACCACTCTTGAGGAAGTCAGTAAGGGTCATAGACATATAGTATCGACTTACGTTACTTGTACTAGCACTAGGGTTTCCACCTCGACGTCCTTGCATTGGTTCAACCACGGAATTTCCTCTCTGAATACCTCGTTCGGATCCACGAGACGACATTTGGTCCAtgttcacaccaaacaagtgatattaagttgatTAGTCTCAATATCGTAAGTTTAATGCTTCAAGTTCCAGATGCATGCTCATGAATATTTATGCCACATATATCAAtcagatatcctaatagcacatacacacacacagagtatgcccagaagcataatcagtccatccctcaggctctataggaacgaactgctctgataccataatgtaacaccctaccacccaaaactttacgcttaagtcgtaaaatagaggtggcaaggtattacgactgctaaaaattaaaataaattcttATAATAGTAGAAAGAATATAATagactaggagccttgaaaaatgggtaaaacAAAATCGCAAAATGAAAAGCGCCACGCTCCGGAAACGGAACAACTTGCGTGTGAGGCAAACTATAACTATAAAACATAAGACAATAAAAGTAGGAATCGAAAGCCATAGGTAccaaataacaagctcctaactcagtcTGCGAAATCaaggctggccggagaatatttacatatatatacatatccaaaacccaagatgtacataaataaaatcctgcctctccataaacctctaagaggataaaaaagaataagttatgtggagagaaagctaagtacgTGTATATACATCACTGCACAACAAAATAACACAGTAACCACTTCGCTTCAGGTGACCAGACGCCTAATGAGATACCTTtcaacctgcatctgaaaaacaacaacatagtatggaatgagaaccggaggttctcaatatggtaaaggtgcccacatagttaatataaaaggtctcgggaaagacagaggcattcctagaactTCGACACTCAGATTTCAGCTTAAGAATTCAACTAAACTGGAAGTTAGGTAAATTGTCTAAGGTATTCTAGTTTTGAATCTAACTTTAACCCAACATCTACTTTCTGTCACTTCTAATCCTCTGAATCACTGGTGAAACAACACTCGTCATTCCTTTGCCAGACAAGGGGCCTTTCAATTACATAGACAAACATTACAGACAAGGAAAACACAAATAGAGGAGcatttacagcaagtagaacaagtaacAGATAAGCAGAATTTAACAGTTAAGCAAACTAAAAcaatgcacacccaaacaaagcaaacaaatgcatatgatgtatgcctgtcctatggctgatgagtctcatctgtcgattatacaaccaacccgacaagtcctggtagttaaccattggacagttcctctgtgcgcgcatccccaagctcaataatatttcATGGAGTCAtactccaagctcaaatataatattccatggagtcacactccaagctcaataatattccatggagttacactccaagctcaataatatagtaTTCCATGAAGTtgaactccaagctcaataatattccatggagttgaactccaagctcaaatataatattcaatattcatatatatatgcatgcccatgggggaatccggggagttaaagtgcccggtcacatcttgcgacagagggtcaacaaataatctcaaatacacaagccacataataatctctttcccttttaaaataatacctcaaatcaaaactccaatTCTTATAGAAATTTTGGCAATATCTCCTCTAAGACTCAAGTTTCTACCACCCATCAAGGGTCCCAACTATCAAACCTAACACCTCTCAGTCATTCAAATTATTTCcagtaacaaattatttca includes:
- the LOC130963322 gene encoding uncharacterized protein LOC130963322 yields the protein MDQMSSRGSERGIQRGNSVVEPMQGRRGGNPSASTSNVSRYYMSMTLTDFLKSGPPRFNGNANALEADQWFREVERFLYTQHVPEVQSVEIVTYMLEGDAHNWWQELCHTLQMELTDVPWNRFKTEFYGKYFLHAFHTAKELKLMQMKQNDMSVADYTREFDNLCRFSKTCQGNPADYEEWKYAQYEKGLRRDIYNYVYPQKLTNFTELVKKSQLTEDCSMKWTLLQEGFGETTPEEPRRYGLGMCFRCGAPGHMSRDCSRGRAADASWPRQDRGKYDTKRVERICSV